From the Brachyspira intermedia PWS/A genome, the window ACTATTGAACAAGAATAAAAATTTAATTTGGTGATTATTCAAAAATACAAATCATTATATAAAGAATATAGTTGTTAATATTTAGGTGAAATTGGAAGAAGTTTTACTATATAAATTATAAAAATAAAGGAATTTTATTTCTTTTTTATTTTATTCATATAATTTTATTGAAATAATTATTAAAATAATGTACTATTATGTTAAGTTAATTATGTTAATTATGTGATTTATTATTTTTATAAATACAGAGGATTTTTCTATGGCTTCAGTTGTTACTTTTGGAGAAATAATGCTTAGACTTTCTCCTCCTTCAAATTTGAGATTTGTACAGGCTAATTCATTAGATGTAAGATTCGGAGGAGGCGAGGCTAATGTTGCTTTTGCTTTATCTAATTTCGGTATTGACGCTTCATTTGTTACTAAACTTCCTAATAATGATATAGGTCATGCTTGTATTAATGAATTAAGACGTTATGGTGTAGATGTATCTAATATAGTTTTGGGCGGTAATAGAATAGGTATATATTTTCTTGAAAAAGGTGCAAGTCAAAGAGGCTCTAAAGTAATATATGATAGAGCTAATTCTTCAATATCACAATGCACCAAAGAAGATTTTGATTGGGATAAAATTTTTGACGGAGCTAAATGGTTTCATCTTACAGGTATAACGCCTGCACTTGGAAAAAATGTTGCTGAAGTTTGTATAGAGGCTTGTAAAAAAGCTAAAGAAAAAAATATTACTATTAGTTTAGATTTAAATTATAGAAAGAAATTATGGACATCAAAAGAAGCTAATGAAACTATGAGTAAATTAATGCCTTATGTTGATATATGTATTGCAAATGAAGAAGATGCTGAAAAAGTATTCGGCATTAAAGCAAAAGACAGTAATATAATAGAAGGTAAATTATCTCATGAAGGTTATAAAGATGTTGCTAAAGAAATAGTAGACAGATTCAAAGTAAAAAAAGTTGGAATTGCTTTAAGAGGTTCAATTTCAGCAAGTGAGAATCTATGGTCTTGTATGCTTTATAATGGAGAAGAATATTTCTTTTCAAAAGAGTATTTAATAAAAATAGTGGATAGAGTAGGAGGTGGAGATAGTTTTGCTGCCGGACTTATATATTCACTTTTAAATGGTAAAGATGATAGAGAGGCATTGGAGTTTGCTTCTGCTGCTAGTTGTTTGAAACATTCTATTGAAGGTGATTTTAATGTTGTAACTGTTGATGAAGTTATGACAGTTTATAATGGCGATGCTTCAGGACGTATTCAAAGATAATTATAATTTATTTTTTATTCTTGACAATTTATACTCTTGATACTACAATTATATATATAAAATAAATAACTAGGAGTTTTAAATTATGAAAGAAGTAGTTATAGCTATAGATATTGGCGGAACATCTATGAAAGGTGCTGTTATAGAGGAAAACGGCAATATTTTATATAAAGATAATTTTGATATAAACCCTAGTCATACAACAGAAGAACATAAAAAAGTTATTACAGAATTTGTTGAGAAATTAAAAAGCAATATACCTAATGATTATAAACCTGTAGGTTTAGGAATAGACTGTCCGGGAGTTATGAATAGAGAAACAGTTCATATGGGAGGAGCTGAAAATATACCGGGGCTTAAAGGATTAAAATTTTCTGATATAGGTGATAAATTTAATTTACCTACAAAGACAGCTAATGATGCAAGTATGGCTGCTTTAGGCGAGGCAAAATATGGAAGCGGTAAAGAAAAGGATTATCAGTCTGTAATGTTTGTTACACTTGGAACAGGTGTTGGAGGCGGATTTGTACTTAATGGAAAATTATTTACTGGTTCTTTAGGCGGAGCAGGAGAGATCGGACATGTATTTGTAGTTCCTGATGGTGATAAATGTAATTGCGGATCAAGCGGCTGTATTGAACGTTATGCTTCTGCTACTGGCTTCATTGCTATGGCTAAGCAGAAAATTCATAAAGGGGTTATTCCTACTACTTTAACTTATGAAGAATTAGATAAAGGAAAGGCTAAGGCTTTATTTGATGCTGCCAAAAAAGGCGATGCACTAGCTAAAGAAACTATTGCAGAATGTTCTTATTATTTGGGTATGTCTATAGCTCAGGCTTTGAATATGCTTGATTTGGACTTGGTTCTTATAGGTGGCGGACTTTGTAAGGACTTTGATATGATGATAGAGCATATTAATAGAGGCGTGAGAAATTATGGTCTTAGAATGATGGTTGCCAATCTTGAAATAAAACCTGCTTCTTTAGGAAATGATGCCGGTGTTTTAGGATGTGCCGCTTTATTCTTTAGAAATAATTGATATTTGTAATTGACTTTTTTTTATATTATGGTATTATAAATTAAACCGATTATATTGGTAAACTTTTCCATAATAGCAAAATGTTCTTAGTTATTCTATTTTAGGATACATAAAAGACATTGTTACTAATTTAGTAATCAAAGCATTATGATTTTTATAATACTAATGTTTATATATAAAATTTATGGATAGGGTGCCTTAATCGGTACTCTATTTTTATTTTAAAGGATATGATTATGTCATTACCAGTTATGAAAGACCTTTTAGAGGCAGGCGTACATTTCGGACACCCAACTAGAAAATGGGATCCTAGAATGAAACCTTTTATTTTCCAAGAGAGAAATGATATCTATATCATTGACCTTATGAAAACTTTAACTTATGTTAAAAAAGCTCATGAAGCAGTAAAAGAAATGGCTAGAAACGGCGGAAATGTTCTTTTCGTTGGTACTAAAAAACAAGCTTCTCAGAGCATTAAAGAAGCTGCTGAAAAATGCGATATGTACTATGTTAATAATCGCTGGTTAGGCGGTATGCTTACAAATTTTGCTACTATCAAAAAAAGTATTGCAAGACTCAAAAAAATAGAAAAAGAAGAGGTTGATGGTACTTTTGATAAACTTCCTAAAAAAGAGGTTATACTTCTTCTTAAAGAAAAAGAAAGATTAGAGAAAAACTTTGCAGGTATTAAAGATATGGAAAATTTACCTGACATGCTTTTCGTAATAGACCCAATGCAGGAAGCTATTGCTGTAAGCGAAGCTAGAAAATTAGGAATACCTGTTGTAGCAGTTGTTGATACTAACTGTAACCCTGAAGTTATTGATCACCCAATACCAGGTAACGATGATGCTATAAGAGCTATTAGCTTATTTGCAGGTGTTGTTGCTTCTGCTGTTATAGAAGGACAAAATGAAGCAGGAAAAGAAACATTAGCTAAACATGAAAGTTCTTCTGATGAAGCTGCTGAAGAAGTTTATGATAATAGTGCTACAGAAGCTGCTGAAGCTGTTGCTGAAAAATATGGTGTTTCTCAAGAAGATGATCAGTAATAATATAAATTGTTAATAATAAAATATTTAATATAAAGGAAAATTAATGGCAAATATTAGTATGGATACTATTAAAGAGCTTAGAGAACGTACAGGCGTAGGTATAATGGACTGTAAAAAAGCTCTTCAAGAAACTGACGGCGATATGGATAAAGCTATTCGCCTTCTTAAAGAAAAAGGTGCGGCTGTTGCTGCTAAAAAGAATGAACGTACTGTTAAAGAAGGTTCTATAGGTTTTTGCGTTAATGATGATAAAACAAAAGTTGCTTGTATAGAACTTCAGTGTGAAACTGACTTCGTTGCTAAAAATGAATTATTCATCAATTTAGCTAAAGAAATTGCTAATACTGCTATGGGATTAGATGATGTATCAGTAGAAACAGTTTTAAATGCTAAAGGTTCTAATGGCGACACTATTCAAGGCATGATAAATGAAGGCATACAGAAATGGGGTGAAAAAACTGTACTTGCTGAAGCTAAAGTGATGAAAACTGATGGTTTCTTCGGTACTTATGCTCACTTCAATAATAAACTTGTTGCTATAGTAGAATTTGATGTTAAGCCTAAAGGTAAATGTCAGGAAATAGCTGATCAAATAGCTATGCATGTTGCTAGTGAAAAACCTTTAGCTTTGAATAGGGAAGGAATAGATCCTAATGCTGTTAAAGAGCAAAAAGAAATATTTGAAAAACAAGTTAGAGATGCTGGAAAACCTGAAAATATGATAGAAAAAATCGTTGATGGTAAAATGAGTTCTTGGTATTCTGAAAGCGTTCTTATAGACCAAAAATTATTTACTGACAACAAAATCTCTATTAAAAGTTTAATAGATGAAGTTTCTAAAGAAGCAGGTTCTACTGCAACTATTAAAAACTTTGTAATTGTTTCATTAGGTTTATAATTTAATAATTACTTAAAATAAAAATTAAGCGGATTGCTATTTTTAGCAGTCCGCTTTTTTATGCTCGTTATAAAATAATTATTAATAAGAAAATATATTAAAATTTAGCATATGAAGGATAATTTCCGCCTGAAACAGAAACATTTTCACTAGATATTATCATAAGATATCTAGTAGGTTTATAATTACCATAATCATTATATTTATAATTAGGAAAATCTATATATGCTTCACCCGTATCAGAGGCATAGCTTCCGTCTTCTCTTTGATGCGATCCATAAATTATAGTTTTTACTTCAGAAGTTTCTATTATTTTAGGAGTGCCTGTATCATCTACTATAGCTTCTATAAAACAATATTTCATTGTAGTAGGATGGCTCATACCTACATAAGGAATGATTAAAATATTATCTGTTTTATTAATACTAGCAGTAGGAGCACCATAACTAAAACTTAATCCTTCAAAATCCCTTATTTGATTAAATGTTTCATTGAATTTGCTGTCATAAGCATTTGTATAATTATTTACATCAAAAACATCTTCGTTTCCGTCGTTATTGTTGTTATTGCCGTTTGAAGAGCTGTCATTCGGATTTGATACATTATTATTACATGATATTATAAATAATAAACTAAATATTATAATCATTAATTTTTTTAACATTCTTTACTCCTATTCATCTTTTTTTAAATATACTAAAACAGAATATTCTTTAAGATTTTCTTTGTCAGTAAATCTGTAGCCTTTAAATGCTCTAGGCTTTACTTTGAAAGTTAATCTTTTATAATTTGCAGCAGGTCTCATCCATTCGTTTATTTCATTATCTGCAACATTATCTTCTACAAGAAAATCTCCTATAAATTCATAATCATATCTTGGATAATAAATGCTACTATAATCAGGTCTTATAACAGATTCATTGAAAGCTGTTATAATATCATTTTTTAATTGTATTTTATCATACTGTTCATATTTCTTTAAAGACGGACTTCTATGACTATAGCTATTTGTATAATAACCTAATGTATCATTATAATGAAAAGTACAAAGATCGATTGCTGAGCGTTTTACCATATATTTTGAGAACTGTAATTCTGTATATAGCCCTAAATATAATTCGTTTACTTCTCCGCTGCTTTCATTAGTTAATGATACCAAATAAGTTTTTAGATAATCGCCTAAATCTTCTTTTCTGTATTCTGTTAATGCAGTATCTCTTACATTAACTCCTTTATATGATACCCTTATATAGTCAATTTCATCTAATAGTCTTTCATCATTGAATGTTATAGGTATTTCATATACTGTTTTTCCGGTTTCAGACTGTACGCTTTTGAATGATGTAAGATTTCCAGATACTCTACTATTTAAATAATATGTAACAGGTATTAATATCTCTACTTCTGACGGATCAAATTTTGAGGTTATATTACCATTATCATTTCCTCCGTTATTTGAAGTAGGGTCTGTTGTTTTTTTATTGCAGGAAAATACAAATATAAGCAATAAAATCGTTAAAAAAATAGGTTTGTAAAGTCTTTTCATAACTTAACTCCGTATAATATTTTATAATAAAGCAAAGAGTGCTTTCTTATCATTTTGAAAAATAAAAGTTTTGGAATACAATATGAAAATGTATTTATATTATCATAATATTTTTTTATTGATAAATTTTTTATGAATGTATTATTTGTGAAAAGTATTAATATATTATTGCTGATGCTTGATGCTTGATGCTTGATGCTTGATGCTTGATGCTTGATGCTTGATGCTTGATGCTTGATGCTTGATGCTTGATGCTTGATGCTTGATGCTTGATGCTTGATGCATATTTTTACCCAATCATTAAATACTAATAATTATGATAGTATATATTTTTTTATTATTTATGTCAAATGATATTTTTATATTAATAATAAAAAAGGTTATGACAAAAATCATAACCTTTTTTAATAGAGTATAATAAATGAGTTATTAGTTCATTAATCGCTGAATGATATAACACCTTCAATAATAGCCTCAAATCTTTCAGGTTCAATGATCATTACTGTATCATCTACTTTCAAGTTAGGAGCGAAATCACCTATACTTATTAAGAAAGAGTGGGCACTCTTGTACTGTCTTGCATATTCCATAAACTGATCAACAGTATCCTGTCTCATAGGATATCCTGAAGTATCTAATGCAAATGTACTCTTATATGACTGACCTTCAGAACCAAATTTCTTAATAGTTACAAAGAATACCAATGTATCAGATTTTTTAGTATGATCTGTAACTACATATCCGTTTAATGTTAATATTCTATAGAAGTATTTTTCAAGATATTCTATAATATCCATTTCCAATGCAGTTCTGAATGCATTATTGGCAATAATAGAACTATAAGTTTTCAATTTTTGATCAACATCTAAGTATATATTTCTTATAGATTTAATTATTTCCCATTGTTTAACAGCAGCCTCAAACTGTTTATTTTTTACCAAAGTTTCAGCATATCTATATCTTTCATCTACAACTTTTTCGCTTGCTATATTTTCTTTAGTTAAAACCTGTCCGTAATATTCTCTAGCTTTAGAGAAGTTGCCAAGTTCATAATAAGAATTAGCAAGATTCAAAGATATTGCATCTTTATCTGATATTTCATTACTTTCATAAGCTATTTCTAATTCTTTTATAGCATTTTGGAAGTCTCTGCTTGAAGATAATATTTCACCTAAAAGTAAATGGTATTCAGGGTTTGAATTATCCAAAGCAATAGCTTTTTCTATTTGCTGCTGAGCAGCATGATATGAACGAATTTTGTAAAAACAAAAAGCCAACATATATAATAGCTGAGGATTGCTGTCATTTTGAGCTACGGCTAATGAGAAATATTTTTGTGCTTGTACCCATTCACCATAATTATAGCATACAACTCCTGCTTTATATAATGAATCATAATCCTGATCCCTTATTTTTGTAATCATATCATATTCATCTATAGCTTTTTTACTGTTTCCTGTTTGCTCATATATTTTTGCTAAGAATTCTCTTACAGATAATTCTGTTAATTCTTTTGTAAAATAAGCCCCATCTATCATATTCTGCAATGCTGCCATAGCCAATATATATTGCTGTTGTTTATAATACATATTAGCAGTCATCCATAATATATTAGCATCTTTTTTATATTTAGGGTCTAAAGTATTAATCTCGCGCATGGCTACATCATAGTTTTGTTCATTATAAGCCTGAACAATTTTTTTAAGTTTAATAGGGTATGAGCCGCTCTTTATAACATATTGAGTGGCAAAACCTAATAAAACAATTAAGACTAATATTACAATTAATGAAGCTTCCACGGTTCTTATCCCTTTTATTCATAATATATAACTGGACTTCCAGTTTCTTCTGATTCATTTAAAGCATCTTTGATTTTTTTCATCATATTGTCTTTAACAACAAATACAGACATCTTGTTTGACATATTATGAGAAAAATCAAATCCGCTTACAGCCATAGATACATTAATATCTACAGATTCATCATTGTATTCAAAATTATAATTTTTCAATGCTTTAAAATATCTTTTTGTAGCTTTCCAAGCCTCTTCTTCATTGGCAAAAATTACAGAATATATAATACCTTCATAAAGTAGGCATTGATTTTCCCCAATTCTTGCATTTTTCTTTATAGCTTTTATAAGCTCATCTTCTAATTTTCTATAAGCAGCATTTCCATATTCTTCTCTTATAGAGCTTGCATTTGATATTTTGAAAGCTATTATTCCTATAGCATGCTTATATCTCTGTGAAAATGCTATTATATTTTTTATAGTGCTTGAAAATATTTCATATTCTGATTTATCTATTCTAACTATTTCATATTCATTGTTTTCATAGTAATTTTCATTATCTTCTTCTACAGTATCATCTCCTATATTATATCCCAAATTGTATAATATAGTTTTATACATAAATATCATAAGTTTTTTCAAATTATATGATAACTGTATAGATATGAAGAATAATCCTATAGCCAATATACTGCTATAGAATGTATAATCTCTTTTATATAATAACTTTTGTACTTCAGGAACATAACTTAAAGATAATATCAATATTACGGAAGTAACAACAAAAAAAAGTAAATTTTCTATTGTTCTAGAAACACCTGTATAACTTTTTGTAGGCTGCATTAATACTATAATAAAAGCATATAATATAGAAATTCCAATCCATATCCAAACCCAAACATCAAGTGCATATAATAAATACACAAAGAAATTTTGAGTATTAGGTGATATTAGCAATATGTATATAGGTATAATTACAGCACTATATATCAAAGTGCATATCATAGCAGCAAAAAAGCCGTATATATATGATTTAGATAAGTTTATTTGTTTATCTTCCATAATAGCTACCTAATTTTGTACTAATTAATATTTAATATAATTAACATCACCTGTTTGTCCAAATAGCTTTATCATCTTTTCTAGTTTATCTCTATTTGAATATAATAAATATTCAAGTCCCTTTCTTCCTTTTCCTATAATAGAGATAAAACTTTCTTCAGTAACACAAACAGCATTTGCTCCCAATACTAAATATTTAAATACATCAACTCCATATCTAGGAGATTCTGCAAGTATATTAAAGTGGTGATTTGAATTAAAATCTACTTTATTTACAGTATCGGCAACTTTTTCCATACCTTTTAATGCATACTTATTATTATTTGAAAAATAAACATTATTTATATGAGATATTTTCATATTATCCAAATCTCTATTGCTTGATATCCCTTTTATGATTAAAGGTATATCTAATTGCTTGGCTATTTTTGCTAAATCTTTTTCAGTTTTAAAATGTATCTTATTTAATTCATTTATATTATAGCAGTAAGTAAAATCTATACCAACAGCACAAGCACCATTTTTTTCTGCTGATTGTAATTTCTGTGTTATTATTTCTTGGGTATTATTACCGTCTATCATAATAATACCTCTTTTCCTTCCTTTTATAGTTTTTAATGATAATTCAAATATTTCATCATCATTAAAATCATTGAATATGGCAAGTACTTCACAATTAGAAGCTACATCTATAACTGTTTCATAATATTCTTTTATATCCATAATTCCGTTTATTGCTTCTCTTAAATTATGAATTGTATCTATTATAGTAGGCTGAGATAGATGCATATTAAATAGATTTATTTCTATATTTGCCTCTGGTTCTTTATGAATTATGCTAGGGCTGAAATTATATTCAGAAAGTCCTGTTTTATCTTCACTATCTTCAACAAATAAATATGAAGCATTTGAATTAGATGATAATTTTTCTTTAGCTATCTTTTTGATTTCATCTATAGTGATACTTTTTTCATCTGTTAATTTGAAATGTACGCAGCTCATAGCTTTATTTGCCATAGCTATAGCTTCATCTCTTGTATTTCCTACAGCTATTATATTACCGGCTTTCTCTAAATTGTTTGTAGGAGTAACTAATATATCACCAGGTTTTGTTTTAATAAATATTTCTTTAATACCTTCTATTTTTTTAGCATTTTCAATGCCGTCAATAGATTCTATTATTCCTGTACCGGGAAGAAATGCTTTTTCAACAGAAACTTTATCCCATTTAGGTTTTAAATCGCTTGGAGGATTTCCTAAAGCTATTTCTATTGCATTTTTTATTAAATTTACGCCTGTAGCAAAAGGGTAGGTATAAGCACTCATAAAACCACCGGATAATCTTGCAGCTATTTCTCCAACCATAGCACCATTTTTAGTTACTTTTATATCACCTTTGGCAGCTCCGATTTTTAAATTTAATGCTTTTATACCAGCTTTCATAACATTAATAGCATCATCCAGCTTTTCCTTTTCTAATGCAGAAGGCAGTATATGACCTGTTTCTATAAAAAATGGAGGAAATTCTATTATTCTGTCTGCAACACCTGTAACATATATTTCATCATTATATATAAGCATATCAATAGAAAGTTCAGGACCGTCCATAAACTCTTCCATTATTACTTCTCCTGAAGGCGAAGCACTTTTAGCCCTGTTAAATGCTGCTAATACATCGCTTTCACTTGATACTTTCATTACACCTCGAGCCCCCATATTATCAGCAGGTTTAACAACAACAGGTGTATTCAAATGTTTATATGCATCCATTGCTTCTTCATAATTCCATACAGGAAAGAAATTCGGCTGAGGTACATTATTTTTCTTAAATCTTTCACGCATTCTTATCTTATTTGAAGCAGCATAAGCATCTTCAAATCTATTTCCAGGAAGTCCTAAAGCATTAGCCACAGCAGCAACGGTAGTAGAAGCATCAGTACCTACAGTAATAACTCCATGTATTTCCATTTTCTGGCTTAAATCTCTTGCTGCCCTTACACTTCCATCAACATCTCTAGTTGATACTATCATAGGATAATCGGCTATCTTCATACCTGGAGCATCTTTATTATAATCAAAAACTATTGTATAAAGTCCCATTTCCTGAGCTATTTGTATTGCTGGTACTTGAAGAAGTCCTGCACCTATTATTATTATACGTTTGCCTTTCATATCAATATTGCCTTTTATAATTAATTTAAAATATTCCTATATAGTGTTATTAATATCGAAATTTTAATACCAAACTAGAGAAATTTTAATTATATAGTTTGTAAATATTATTGAATATTATTGAATATTATTGAATATTATTGAATATTATTGAATATTATTGAATATTATTGAATATTATTGAATATTATTGAATGTGTGTTACAATTTATTTAAATATTATATATAAATGATATCGCTTTTATTATTTAATGGGGAGTAAAATGAAAAAATTATT encodes:
- a CDS encoding sugar kinase, whose amino-acid sequence is MASVVTFGEIMLRLSPPSNLRFVQANSLDVRFGGGEANVAFALSNFGIDASFVTKLPNNDIGHACINELRRYGVDVSNIVLGGNRIGIYFLEKGASQRGSKVIYDRANSSISQCTKEDFDWDKIFDGAKWFHLTGITPALGKNVAEVCIEACKKAKEKNITISLDLNYRKKLWTSKEANETMSKLMPYVDICIANEEDAEKVFGIKAKDSNIIEGKLSHEGYKDVAKEIVDRFKVKKVGIALRGSISASENLWSCMLYNGEEYFFSKEYLIKIVDRVGGGDSFAAGLIYSLLNGKDDREALEFASAASCLKHSIEGDFNVVTVDEVMTVYNGDASGRIQR
- a CDS encoding ROK family protein, coding for MKEVVIAIDIGGTSMKGAVIEENGNILYKDNFDINPSHTTEEHKKVITEFVEKLKSNIPNDYKPVGLGIDCPGVMNRETVHMGGAENIPGLKGLKFSDIGDKFNLPTKTANDASMAALGEAKYGSGKEKDYQSVMFVTLGTGVGGGFVLNGKLFTGSLGGAGEIGHVFVVPDGDKCNCGSSGCIERYASATGFIAMAKQKIHKGVIPTTLTYEELDKGKAKALFDAAKKGDALAKETIAECSYYLGMSIAQALNMLDLDLVLIGGGLCKDFDMMIEHINRGVRNYGLRMMVANLEIKPASLGNDAGVLGCAALFFRNN
- the rpsB gene encoding 30S ribosomal protein S2, yielding MSLPVMKDLLEAGVHFGHPTRKWDPRMKPFIFQERNDIYIIDLMKTLTYVKKAHEAVKEMARNGGNVLFVGTKKQASQSIKEAAEKCDMYYVNNRWLGGMLTNFATIKKSIARLKKIEKEEVDGTFDKLPKKEVILLLKEKERLEKNFAGIKDMENLPDMLFVIDPMQEAIAVSEARKLGIPVVAVVDTNCNPEVIDHPIPGNDDAIRAISLFAGVVASAVIEGQNEAGKETLAKHESSSDEAAEEVYDNSATEAAEAVAEKYGVSQEDDQ
- the tsf gene encoding translation elongation factor Ts, which codes for MANISMDTIKELRERTGVGIMDCKKALQETDGDMDKAIRLLKEKGAAVAAKKNERTVKEGSIGFCVNDDKTKVACIELQCETDFVAKNELFINLAKEIANTAMGLDDVSVETVLNAKGSNGDTIQGMINEGIQKWGEKTVLAEAKVMKTDGFFGTYAHFNNKLVAIVEFDVKPKGKCQEIADQIAMHVASEKPLALNREGIDPNAVKEQKEIFEKQVRDAGKPENMIEKIVDGKMSSWYSESVLIDQKLFTDNKISIKSLIDEVSKEAGSTATIKNFVIVSLGL
- a CDS encoding tetratricopeptide repeat protein — translated: MEASLIVILVLIVLLGFATQYVIKSGSYPIKLKKIVQAYNEQNYDVAMREINTLDPKYKKDANILWMTANMYYKQQQYILAMAALQNMIDGAYFTKELTELSVREFLAKIYEQTGNSKKAIDEYDMITKIRDQDYDSLYKAGVVCYNYGEWVQAQKYFSLAVAQNDSNPQLLYMLAFCFYKIRSYHAAQQQIEKAIALDNSNPEYHLLLGEILSSSRDFQNAIKELEIAYESNEISDKDAISLNLANSYYELGNFSKAREYYGQVLTKENIASEKVVDERYRYAETLVKNKQFEAAVKQWEIIKSIRNIYLDVDQKLKTYSSIIANNAFRTALEMDIIEYLEKYFYRILTLNGYVVTDHTKKSDTLVFFVTIKKFGSEGQSYKSTFALDTSGYPMRQDTVDQFMEYARQYKSAHSFLISIGDFAPNLKVDDTVMIIEPERFEAIIEGVISFSD
- a CDS encoding ATP-grasp domain-containing protein — protein: MKGKRIIIIGAGLLQVPAIQIAQEMGLYTIVFDYNKDAPGMKIADYPMIVSTRDVDGSVRAARDLSQKMEIHGVITVGTDASTTVAAVANALGLPGNRFEDAYAASNKIRMRERFKKNNVPQPNFFPVWNYEEAMDAYKHLNTPVVVKPADNMGARGVMKVSSESDVLAAFNRAKSASPSGEVIMEEFMDGPELSIDMLIYNDEIYVTGVADRIIEFPPFFIETGHILPSALEKEKLDDAINVMKAGIKALNLKIGAAKGDIKVTKNGAMVGEIAARLSGGFMSAYTYPFATGVNLIKNAIEIALGNPPSDLKPKWDKVSVEKAFLPGTGIIESIDGIENAKKIEGIKEIFIKTKPGDILVTPTNNLEKAGNIIAVGNTRDEAIAMANKAMSCVHFKLTDEKSITIDEIKKIAKEKLSSNSNASYLFVEDSEDKTGLSEYNFSPSIIHKEPEANIEINLFNMHLSQPTIIDTIHNLREAINGIMDIKEYYETVIDVASNCEVLAIFNDFNDDEIFELSLKTIKGRKRGIIMIDGNNTQEIITQKLQSAEKNGACAVGIDFTYCYNINELNKIHFKTEKDLAKIAKQLDIPLIIKGISSNRDLDNMKISHINNVYFSNNNKYALKGMEKVADTVNKVDFNSNHHFNILAESPRYGVDVFKYLVLGANAVCVTEESFISIIGKGRKGLEYLLYSNRDKLEKMIKLFGQTGDVNYIKY